The following are from one region of the Biomphalaria glabrata chromosome 4, xgBioGlab47.1, whole genome shotgun sequence genome:
- the LOC106054042 gene encoding uncharacterized protein LOC106054042 isoform X1, with protein sequence MMQRIKKIASPQSQLNEKPGVFTHTSLMTLAKGIGKEALKGLELAMILNISATAIIRSAADITDTPLTAEGSEYNRIAVTQSCLLRWKELTQNAKTKDRLKSLERALREIGKGDIADQLVEHHQNNQELTQDLFE encoded by the exons ATGAtgcagagaataaaaaaaatag CCTCACCACAGTCTCAGCTAAATGAAAAGCCAGGAGTTTTCACACATACCAGCTTAATGACACTAGCAAAAGGTATTGGTAAAGAAGCTCTCAAGGGTCTGGAGTTGGCCATGATCTTAAACATATCTGCAACTGCTATTATCAGATCTGCAGCTGATATAACAGATACTCCACTTACTGCAGAGGGCTCAGAATACAACAGGATTGCTGTAACTCAAAGCTGTCTGCTGCGCTGGAAAGAGCTGACACAAAATGCTAAAACAAAAGATCGCCTCAAAAGTCTTGAAAGGGCCCTGAGGGAAATAGGAAAAGGGGATATAGCTGACCAGCTGGTTGAGCATCACCAAAACAATCAAGAACTGACTCAAGACCTTTTTGAATAA
- the LOC106054042 gene encoding uncharacterized protein LOC106054042 isoform X2, with product MTGTSPQSQLNEKPGVFTHTSLMTLAKGIGKEALKGLELAMILNISATAIIRSAADITDTPLTAEGSEYNRIAVTQSCLLRWKELTQNAKTKDRLKSLERALREIGKGDIADQLVEHHQNNQELTQDLFE from the exons ATGACTGGAa CCTCACCACAGTCTCAGCTAAATGAAAAGCCAGGAGTTTTCACACATACCAGCTTAATGACACTAGCAAAAGGTATTGGTAAAGAAGCTCTCAAGGGTCTGGAGTTGGCCATGATCTTAAACATATCTGCAACTGCTATTATCAGATCTGCAGCTGATATAACAGATACTCCACTTACTGCAGAGGGCTCAGAATACAACAGGATTGCTGTAACTCAAAGCTGTCTGCTGCGCTGGAAAGAGCTGACACAAAATGCTAAAACAAAAGATCGCCTCAAAAGTCTTGAAAGGGCCCTGAGGGAAATAGGAAAAGGGGATATAGCTGACCAGCTGGTTGAGCATCACCAAAACAATCAAGAACTGACTCAAGACCTTTTTGAATAA
- the LOC106054041 gene encoding nuclear transcription factor Y subunit beta-like, whose translation MTFFAEWLELLQFHWLLIDQPISPNLLNQRDINKMNDSHDGSEDAHLGPLIQQGGYDVDTENGGLGSPEMEEDTKHSMDEPLREQDRFLPIANVARIMKKAVPSTGKIAKDAKECVQECVSEFISFITSEASERCHQEKRKTINGEDILFAMSTLGFDNYVEPLKLYLQKYRECSKGEKNVSSLPGPDTSDELSDDMLVAQSLNNSLMSDQNGQQNVIYTTTYAPGHVKLLPDNLQIQCHWPIVLKQDE comes from the exons ATGACATTCTTCGCTGAATGGCTAGAGTTGCTGCAATTTCACTGGCTCTTGATTGACCAACCAATTTCCCCAAATCTACTCAATCAACGAG ACATCAATAAAATGAATGACAGTCATGATGGTAGTGAAGATGCTCATTTAGGCCCTCTCATACAACAGGGTGGCTATGATGTTGACACAG AAAATGGAGGACTTGGCTCTCCTGAAATGGAAGAGGATACCAAGCATAGCATGGATGAACCATTACGAGAACAG GACCGCTTTTTACCAATAGCAAATGTTGCTAGAATAATGAAGAAAGCTGTCCCTTCAACAGGAAAG ATTGCCAAAGATGCTAAAGAGTGTGTTCAGGAATGTGTTTCAGAATTTATTAGTTTCATTACCAGCGA AGCTAGTGAGCGTTGCCatcaagaaaaaagaaaaacaataaatgGAGAAGACATTTTGTTTGCCATGTCTACATTAGGTTTTGATAATTATGTGGAACCACTGAAATTGTATCTACAGAAATATAGGGAG TGTTCAAAGGGGGAGAAGAATGTCAGTTCACTTCCTGGTCCAGACACAAGCGATGAGTTATCAGATGACATGCTTGTTG cTCAATCTTTGAATAACAGTCTCATGTCTGACCAGAATGGGCAACAAAATGTTATCTACACAACGACATATGCTCCTGGTCACGTAAAATTGTTGCCGGATAATCTCCAAATACAGTGTCACTGGCCCATTGTGTTAAAACAAGACGAATAA